A region of the Fulvia fulva chromosome 7, complete sequence genome:
AGACTGCTCAAAGGGATGCAGAGTTGCTGATGAAGGAGTGGAAAGTATGCACCTTGGCTGGGCCCTTTTGTATGTACTGCTTAGCCTTTGGCGGTACCCGTGCGCTGAGGCTCAAACTGGTGGACAGGAGTGGAAATAGATGCACATGATCTTGATGCTGCTTCCAGGTCTTGGGTTTCCGATCCCGCGAGTCGAGTGGTCGTCGAGTCGCGGTATGTAAGTCAGTTTCGCAGCCGCTCTCCTAGCAAGCATTGAGGTCTGTGGGCGGTACAGCTCGAGACGGGAGCCACAAGAGGATGGAGTAAGTATTGATACATGTATCACAAGACTAGATTCGGCGTTGAGACTTCGCTCTGCTCTGCTTTTGGTTAAGATCGCGTGTAGCATGCCTAGGAGATCCCGGCGATGAGGTGAAGCATGAGTGTGGAGGTGAAGTAGTGTCGGGATGTTACTCAACTCGTCAAGGCGCATTGAGGTCGGGTCTGGTCTGTGCCTGGTTAAGGTTGGTGAAACGCGATCGTGGTGGATCCGGGCAGGAAGCTAAATCCGGCCCATGTTGCCTGCGCTAGCCCACAAGGTCCTGTATAGGACGTTGTATGTATAAGGGACGTGCCAGCGAGTGTGTGTATCTAGACATATGGTCGCCAGATGCAACACGATGATCTTGATTCTCACTGGGATGGCGGTGAATTCCAGCTGGACGTCCCCGTATTCGGCGGATAGAGAGGTATGTCAAATCAGCCGACTGGGAGATTGCAAAGGCGTCCACTTGGTGTTTGGGATGCTCAAGAGGCCCGAGTCGTATACCACGGCCCTCTATGAAGGATGAAACAGCCCTGTGGGGTGACTTGACTCGCCAAGTCTAGGCCTCGCTGTCTGTTCTGCTCAACCCCGGGAGGCAATCGGCGACGACCGAATGTAGTCCATCACCGCCGCCACGAGGCATTGGAGTCAGTCGTGTTCCGACGAGATGGTGCTTCTGCAATCTGGTCAGCGTGGATTGGAAGCCACAGAATCGCGGACCTGTGGGAATGAGTCGACGCTCTGGAGCCATCGCTATCAAGCCCGTTGAGCGTCATTTGTGGCGTCGCTGCGCTGCGTGTTCGAATGCAGCGGATGAAGTGCGACGACGAAGGAAGTCGCATTGGGGAGGCAAGGCAAGGGCGGATCTCGGAAGGCTCCGCAGTGCAATGATAGTCGCATGCGGCCTTGGCCAATGTCTTCAGTTTGATCCACGGTTCACTCGTGATTGATTTCTGGGGGTGGGAAGTGCATCGTGGTATGCTTTCTGCCATTTGAACAGCGTTCAGCCGAGGGCGTGGAGGCTTTGATCAGACTGAGTCGACATGACCAGCCTGGCAGGACCGACTGTCACTCCACGACGCAGGTGATGACTACCTTACGTAGCCGCAACGACTCCTCGATACAACATATAATGGTCGTTGATGAAATTGATGTTGATGACAGGACAGAACATGGCATCAGGAGACAATCACTGCGCTTATCCATCAAATGGGAGGCGTTCCGGCGCAGGACCCTTGCATGTCCCAGCGATAACGGTCGGAGCTGGCTGCCCGCCAGCTTTTTCTGCGATTGCTCACACCTACCATCTTCCATCCACCACTCACTTCGTATAAGTAGCCATTGGCCTTCGCAATCACCTCCACACCCTCTCCTCATCTTAACAGAACACACATCAACAGTATCATCACTCATTACGCCCAGCATGTCGAAGGGAAAGGTCTGTTTGGCCTACTCAGGCGGTCTGGACACCAGCTGCATCCTCAAGTACCTCTTGGACCAGGACTATGAGGTGATCGCCTTCATGGCCGACGTTGGCCAGGAGGAGGACTTCAAGGCTGCAAAGGAGAAGGCATTGAAGATTGGCGCTACCAAGTGCTACATCGAGGACCTTCGTCGCGAGGTAGGCAACAGTCATACCATTGCCGTAAGCAAACAGCTAACACATTCGCTAGTTCGTCGAGGAGCTCTGCTACCCAGCCATCGCTTGCAACGCCATCTACGAGAACGTCTACCTCCTCGGCACCTCCCTCGCCCGCCCAGTCATCGCCCGCGCTCAGGTCGCTGTCGCACAAAAGGAGGGATGCTTCGCTGTGTCCCACGGCTGCACCGGCAAGGGCAACGACCAAGTCCGTTTCGAGCTTGGCTTCTACGCTCTCCAGCCATCCATCAAGGTCATCGCACCATGGAGAGACCCAGAGTTTTACAACCGCTTCAAGGGCCGACAAGATCTGCTTGACTATGCTTCCGAGAAGGGCATTCCAGTCACCAGCACCAAGAGCAAGCCATGGAGCATGGACGAGAACTTGGCACACTGCAGCTACGAGGCAGGCATCCTTGAAGACCCAAATGTCACCCCACCAGAGGACATGTGGAAGCTCACTGCCGACCCGACCCAGGCACCAGATCAGCCAGAGGACTTCGAGCTCACCTTCAAGAAGGGTCTGCCAGTCGAGCTCAAGCTTGCCGACGGTAAGACCGTCACTGACCCAGTCGAGCTCTTCTTGACTGCCAACGCTGTCGCCCGCAAGCACGGTGTCGGTCGCATCGACATTGTCGAGAACCGCTTCATCGGTCTCAAGTCCCGTGGCTGCTACGAGACTCCCGGCCTCACCATGCTCCGCGCTGCCCACATCGATCTCGAGGGTCTCGTCATGGACCGTGAGGTCCGCGCTCTTCGTGACCAATTCATTACCTTCAACTACGCCAAGGTACTCTACAACGGCCTCTACTTCTCGCCAGAGCGCGAGTTTCTCGAGCAGAGCATCACTTCTTCGCAGAAGAACGTCAACGGCAGTGTACGATGCCGTGCCTACAAGGGCATGTTCAGCGTCGTTGGCCGCTGGTCCGACACGGAGAAGCTCTACGATGCCAGCGAGAGCAGCATGGACGAGATTGGCGATTTTGAGCCAAGCGACACCACCGGCTTCATCAGCGTCAACGCTATTCGCCTGAAAAAGTACGGCAAGGCCAAAGAGGAGGCTGGCGAGAGCCTGGTTCAGCATGACATTGCTGTCTAAGCGACATCGCTACGCTTTCGCGAGGAACACCACTTGCTTTGGTAGGTGGCAAGCCGTCCGAGCGTATGCTTGGAGGCCTCTGTTCAGCACGTTGTATGTCATTTGACACCGTTGCTGTCCTCGTGACTTTCTTTGGTTGCACTGTAGCATAGACATGATAAAGAAGATTCACACTTCGTCTTGAATTCTCACCTCTCATAGGACTATACTCTCTTGATGCAAACATGCTGTAGCCTAGCTAAGTAGGCTGTCAATACCGCCAGCCGCCTGGTTGCGCCTGGAATTGGAATGTGCCTAGACCTACTTGACTACCACCTGCGAATAGTTCTGCCACTCATCATCGGAAGCTACCCTCATCATCTTCTTCTGCTCACTTACGCGCAGAGGTGAATTGAGCCAAAGTGTATTACCTGAATTGTGCACGTGCAGGCTAAACGCCGGTTAAGATCGGTGCTAAACTCTAAACCCTCGAGCTTCACAACAAAAGCTTCAGCACACACAACACACAACCACAACCCATCAAAGCTCCATTGCACCACGACTCTTCACACACAACACGCTTCACGACCTTGTACGATACTTTGACGACGATCATGGCACAGATCAAGTACATCAAGAAGACCAAGACATCGACAGAAACAGACGCGACCATGGCCCCAAAGAGAGCGACCAGAGGCGCGTCAGAAGCCGCAAAACCAAAGGCCAACACCAAGGCCAAAGTCACCAAGCCTGCCCCAGCACCGAAGACCAAGACAGCGGCGTCGAAAGCGAACGGCACAGCCAAGCCAGCAGCACGAGGACGCGCCACAAAGTCGAAAAAGGAAGACGCAGCTGAGACTGATGGAGAGACTGAGACAAAAAAGCCCAAGGCCACCAAAGGTAA
Encoded here:
- a CDS encoding Argininosuccinate synthase, encoding MSKGKVCLAYSGGLDTSCILKYLLDQDYEVIAFMADVGQEEDFKAAKEKALKIGATKCYIEDLRREFVEELCYPAIACNAIYENVYLLGTSLARPVIARAQVAVAQKEGCFAVSHGCTGKGNDQVRFELGFYALQPSIKVIAPWRDPEFYNRFKGRQDLLDYASEKGIPVTSTKSKPWSMDENLAHCSYEAGILEDPNVTPPEDMWKLTADPTQAPDQPEDFELTFKKGLPVELKLADGKTVTDPVELFLTANAVARKHGVGRIDIVENRFIGLKSRGCYETPGLTMLRAAHIDLEGLVMDREVRALRDQFITFNYAKVLYNGLYFSPEREFLEQSITSSQKNVNGSVRCRAYKGMFSVVGRWSDTEKLYDASESSMDEIGDFEPSDTTGFISVNAIRLKKYGKAKEEAGESLVQHDIAV